The following proteins are encoded in a genomic region of Mycolicibacterium rutilum:
- a CDS encoding methyltransferase domain-containing protein: MQKVRTGAQWIKQVKRRIESAVAKFGFSTSADYWEKRYQRGGTSGAGSYHRLAEFKADVINKFVRDKRVQTVIEFGSGDGAQLQLADYPSYIGVDVSRTAISATQRRFADDASKRFVHTSEITSSDRAELALSLDVIYHLVEDDVFDSYMKQLFDAATKYVIVYSSNDARSWPDPHVRHRRFTDWVEQHRPDFSLVEQIPNRYPYSSDDPANTSFADFFVFAR, encoded by the coding sequence ATGCAAAAAGTCCGTACGGGTGCACAATGGATCAAACAGGTGAAACGTCGCATTGAAAGCGCGGTAGCAAAGTTCGGTTTCAGTACGTCGGCTGATTACTGGGAGAAACGCTACCAGCGGGGCGGCACCTCAGGCGCGGGGTCTTACCACCGACTCGCCGAGTTCAAGGCTGATGTGATCAACAAGTTCGTCCGCGATAAGCGGGTCCAGACTGTGATCGAGTTTGGCTCCGGCGACGGCGCGCAACTGCAGCTAGCTGACTACCCGAGCTACATCGGCGTGGATGTATCTCGCACTGCAATCTCGGCTACCCAGCGGCGGTTCGCAGACGACGCATCCAAGCGTTTCGTGCATACCAGTGAGATCACCAGCAGCGATCGGGCCGAGTTGGCGCTGTCGCTAGACGTTATCTACCACTTGGTCGAGGACGACGTGTTCGACTCCTACATGAAGCAATTGTTCGACGCCGCAACCAAGTACGTCATCGTCTACTCGAGCAACGACGCGCGCAGCTGGCCGGACCCGCACGTCAGGCATCGCCGATTCACCGACTGGGTGGAACAACACAGGCCTGATTTTTCGCTGGTCGAACAGATCCCGAACCGGTACCCGTACTCGAGCGATGACCCAGCCAACACTAGCTTCGCGGATTTCTTCGTCTTCGCACGCTGA
- a CDS encoding glycosyltransferase family 2 protein — translation MTKHMPVVAAIPNYNMGHHLRLLLPQVLERGYDRVFVLDDGSTDDSVEVVNSFNGAVRLVRAPQNQGCTANRNQIIDHVGDEELIHFIDADMDLPTPEAAAVARDVAARYADRGVGAIGGLVSRVDGSQEPYNYGPVFSLKTIVTLVPPLLDRVKDRPLLTRAVRLLGKPAEKKWPNVLEPPRPAEAYWLHEGNMLIFSSVFKAIGGYDPKMRNHGAQDLAIRLEKHGVKRYFDPSIEVVHHYIDVRGKKRRRQQYESIRYMIDKHGYGFLLSGR, via the coding sequence ATGACGAAGCACATGCCCGTTGTCGCGGCTATCCCGAACTACAACATGGGCCATCACCTCCGCCTCCTACTGCCGCAGGTGCTCGAACGTGGCTACGACCGTGTCTTTGTGCTCGACGACGGCTCAACTGACGACAGCGTCGAAGTCGTCAATTCGTTCAATGGGGCCGTGCGATTGGTGCGGGCCCCCCAGAACCAAGGCTGCACGGCCAACCGCAACCAGATCATCGACCATGTCGGCGATGAGGAGCTGATCCACTTCATCGACGCCGACATGGATCTGCCGACGCCCGAGGCCGCTGCGGTGGCACGCGATGTCGCCGCACGCTATGCCGACCGTGGTGTCGGCGCGATTGGTGGACTGGTGAGCCGGGTGGACGGCAGCCAGGAACCGTACAACTACGGACCGGTGTTCTCACTGAAAACCATTGTCACGCTGGTCCCTCCGCTCCTGGACCGAGTCAAGGATCGGCCGCTGCTCACCCGCGCGGTTCGGCTTCTCGGGAAGCCGGCTGAGAAGAAGTGGCCGAATGTGCTCGAACCTCCCCGCCCGGCCGAGGCCTACTGGCTGCACGAGGGCAATATGCTGATCTTCTCAAGTGTGTTCAAGGCAATCGGGGGGTACGACCCCAAGATGCGCAACCACGGCGCGCAGGATCTCGCGATCCGATTGGAAAAGCACGGCGTCAAGCGATATTTCGATCCCAGCATCGAGGTGGTACACCACTACATTGACGTCAGGGGTAAGAAGCGCAGACGACAGCAGTACGAATCGATCCGCTACATGATCGACAAGCACGGCTACGGGTTCCTGCTGAGTGGCAGATAA
- a CDS encoding ABC transporter permease, translated as MTARTSSLNALVVESLLFARRHLVRWRNEPLLPIQSVAYPTLLLIIYHLLVSESLVRLAGTDNLNGLVPLCALAGGMFGALGAGFSIPGERRCGLLSRFWTFPVHRASALIGRLLAEGARTVVSTALITGIGIAMGLRFQASWLALIPYLVVPVVMVMTFAMVVTTLALAVGPDGSAMYTYLGTASIGLVFSSSGVAPMEMFPSWLRPLIQFQPMSPPIELMRALSEGGGVLWPVLGTLAWVVFFAVVFVPLAVRNYRIAAETGV; from the coding sequence ATGACCGCGCGCACCTCCTCCCTGAATGCTCTTGTCGTTGAGAGCCTGTTGTTCGCGCGCCGGCATCTAGTTCGGTGGCGCAACGAGCCCCTGCTGCCGATCCAGAGCGTGGCCTACCCAACTCTTCTGTTGATCATCTATCACCTTCTGGTCAGCGAATCGCTTGTGCGGCTTGCCGGAACGGACAATCTCAACGGCTTGGTTCCGCTGTGCGCGCTTGCGGGCGGCATGTTCGGTGCGTTGGGTGCCGGGTTCTCCATACCAGGTGAGCGGCGCTGTGGTCTGCTGAGCCGGTTCTGGACGTTCCCGGTGCACCGGGCCAGCGCACTGATTGGACGGTTGCTTGCCGAGGGTGCGCGGACCGTCGTGAGCACCGCGCTGATCACTGGAATTGGTATAGCCATGGGCTTACGTTTTCAGGCCAGTTGGCTCGCTTTGATTCCCTACCTCGTAGTTCCCGTCGTCATGGTGATGACGTTCGCCATGGTGGTGACGACGCTGGCACTCGCCGTCGGGCCGGACGGCAGTGCCATGTACACCTATTTGGGCACGGCGTCGATCGGATTGGTGTTCAGCAGTTCTGGCGTTGCGCCGATGGAGATGTTCCCGTCGTGGCTACGGCCCCTGATTCAATTCCAGCCGATGTCGCCGCCGATCGAGTTGATGCGTGCACTATCCGAGGGCGGTGGCGTCCTGTGGCCTGTACTGGGGACTCTCGCTTGGGTGGTCTTTTTTGCAGTTGTGTTCGTCCCGCTAGCTGTCCGCAACTACCGAATTGCGGCCGAGACAGGAGTTTGA
- a CDS encoding ABC transporter permease, with the protein MTALVALTERVIVSTVRDRDILFAILAPVVTFIGFTIVLQNVIDTGGISYAQYVLPAVVVQAMLLGAMTTAERAAKDQRADFGMRLRTLPISAAVPLAARMLYCLLRGLLALVAAVAVAYVFGFRMSGGFGYGAAFVVVALMLTLALSLGADATGSIGWRLDAASQLLLVPQLLLVLLSTGVAPAESFPDWIQPFVVHQPISQVTETLRGFASGDVVTGNLAATLAWCVGMLVVFGALALRLQRRTE; encoded by the coding sequence ATGACTGCGCTCGTCGCGCTGACTGAACGGGTCATTGTGAGCACGGTTCGCGACCGGGACATCCTGTTCGCGATTCTCGCACCGGTGGTTACCTTCATCGGATTCACGATCGTGCTCCAAAATGTCATAGACACCGGGGGCATCAGTTACGCCCAGTACGTATTACCTGCCGTCGTGGTGCAGGCAATGCTTCTTGGCGCCATGACGACCGCTGAGCGCGCCGCCAAGGACCAGCGAGCGGACTTCGGCATGCGATTGCGGACGCTGCCGATCTCAGCTGCAGTGCCATTGGCCGCGCGCATGCTCTACTGCCTGCTGCGGGGTCTCTTGGCCTTGGTCGCGGCGGTCGCCGTCGCTTACGTATTCGGCTTCCGGATGTCAGGAGGGTTCGGATACGGCGCGGCGTTCGTGGTTGTGGCGCTGATGCTGACGCTCGCGCTCTCGTTGGGCGCCGATGCCACCGGATCGATCGGTTGGCGGCTCGACGCAGCCAGCCAATTGCTGCTCGTGCCCCAACTGCTCTTGGTTCTCCTTTCCACGGGAGTTGCTCCCGCAGAGTCGTTTCCGGATTGGATCCAACCGTTCGTCGTGCACCAGCCGATCTCTCAGGTCACGGAGACGCTTCGCGGGTTCGCGAGCGGCGATGTAGTGACGGGAAATCTGGCCGCCACCTTGGCGTGGTGTGTCGGCATGTTGGTGGTTTTCGGCGCACTGGCACTTCGGCTACAAAGGCGGACCGAATGA
- a CDS encoding ATP-binding cassette domain-containing protein — protein MMAIELHNVGKTFSGNVTALRDVSFQVPTGSVCALLGHNGAGKTTVVKILSTLLRPTAGQALVAGYDVARQPGKVRASIGLTGQEAALDGALTGRENLVLFGRLRGMRRADARRRAAELIEQFDMNHAADRRVGTYSGGMRRRIDIAAALVDEPRVLFLDEPTTGLDPRSRRDLWALVSGLKEQDITVLLTTQYLEEADVLSDSIVILDGGQVIASGTADDLKRLVGYSYCELSPVNPADMPQLAAAVADIEDAEIDYSANTVAVPAPNGVATLVEMLRRVETLGIELHDISLRKPSLDEVFLHLTPGTVTV, from the coding sequence ATGATGGCGATCGAACTGCACAACGTTGGTAAAACGTTCAGCGGCAACGTGACCGCGCTGCGGGACGTCAGCTTTCAGGTGCCCACTGGGTCGGTGTGTGCCCTGCTCGGCCACAACGGCGCAGGCAAGACGACCGTGGTCAAGATCCTGTCCACGCTGCTGCGGCCGACCGCCGGGCAGGCCCTGGTCGCCGGCTACGACGTCGCCCGGCAGCCCGGCAAGGTGCGCGCGAGCATCGGTCTCACCGGACAGGAGGCTGCACTCGACGGTGCGCTCACTGGTCGGGAAAACCTCGTGCTCTTCGGCCGCCTTCGAGGAATGCGTCGTGCAGACGCGCGCCGGCGAGCCGCCGAACTGATCGAGCAATTCGATATGAACCATGCCGCCGACCGCCGGGTCGGCACCTACTCCGGCGGAATGCGCCGCCGCATCGACATCGCCGCCGCGCTTGTCGACGAGCCCAGGGTCCTATTCCTCGATGAACCCACGACCGGCTTGGACCCGCGTAGCAGGCGAGACTTGTGGGCGTTGGTGTCTGGGCTGAAGGAGCAGGACATTACGGTCCTGCTCACTACGCAGTACTTAGAAGAAGCCGACGTGCTGAGCGACTCGATCGTGATCCTTGACGGTGGCCAGGTCATCGCCAGCGGCACCGCCGACGACCTCAAACGTCTTGTCGGATACAGCTATTGCGAGCTATCGCCGGTCAATCCCGCCGACATGCCGCAACTGGCAGCCGCAGTCGCCGACATCGAGGATGCCGAGATCGACTACTCGGCCAACACCGTCGCCGTCCCTGCGCCCAACGGTGTCGCCACCCTCGTCGAGATGCTGCGCCGCGTTGAGACACTTGGTATCGAGCTGCACGACATCTCGTTACGTAAGCCTTCGCTGGACGAGGTTTTCCTGCACTTGACTCCCGGGACCGTAACGGTATGA
- a CDS encoding UDP-glucose dehydrogenase family protein, which yields MRISVVGTGYLGAVHAVCMAHLGHEVHAYDTDAAKIDRLASGTSPFYEPGFEEMLAEVLTTGRLHFTHDPKQAVSGAAVHFVCVGTPQSPGSNAADVRYVNSAVATIAEHADSPGLVVGKSTVPVGTAQRLSDELAASGSDLLELAWNPEFLREGKAIQDTLHPDRLIFGVTSEHAEKTLQQVYGRLIEGGTPHLTTDLATAEMVKVAANSFLATKISFINAMAEVCELVNADVVTLGRALGYDERIGRRFLNAGLGFGGGCLPKDIRAFSARAGELGASDSLTFLHEVDKINVRRREKAVSVAGAMLGGDCLGKNIAVLGAAFKPNSDDVRDSPALNVAAALHLKGADVRVHDPRAIENAKAMFPTLTYCDSVENACRNVDLIVLATEWDEYCAIDPVAFRSLVRQPRLLDTRNAIDRDYWVGAGWYVYALGRGAMSPATKAE from the coding sequence ATGCGAATTAGCGTCGTCGGCACGGGCTACCTCGGCGCGGTTCACGCCGTGTGCATGGCACACCTCGGACACGAGGTGCACGCGTACGACACCGACGCGGCGAAGATCGACCGGCTGGCGTCGGGCACATCGCCGTTCTACGAGCCCGGGTTCGAGGAGATGCTCGCCGAGGTCCTGACGACCGGCCGCCTGCACTTCACCCACGACCCGAAGCAGGCCGTTTCGGGTGCGGCGGTCCACTTCGTGTGTGTCGGTACCCCGCAGTCGCCCGGTTCCAACGCCGCGGACGTGCGGTACGTCAACAGCGCGGTGGCCACGATCGCCGAACACGCCGACAGCCCGGGTCTGGTCGTCGGCAAGTCGACCGTCCCGGTGGGCACCGCGCAGCGGCTGTCCGACGAGCTGGCCGCCTCCGGCAGCGACCTGCTCGAGCTGGCGTGGAACCCCGAATTCCTGCGCGAGGGCAAGGCCATTCAGGACACCCTGCACCCGGACCGGCTGATCTTCGGGGTCACCTCCGAGCACGCCGAGAAGACGCTGCAGCAGGTGTACGGCCGCCTCATCGAGGGCGGCACCCCGCACCTGACGACCGACCTGGCGACCGCCGAGATGGTCAAGGTCGCGGCCAACTCCTTTCTGGCGACCAAGATCTCGTTCATCAACGCGATGGCCGAGGTCTGCGAGCTGGTCAACGCCGACGTCGTCACGCTCGGCCGCGCGCTGGGTTACGACGAACGCATCGGCCGGCGGTTCCTCAACGCGGGCCTCGGTTTCGGCGGCGGCTGCCTGCCCAAGGACATCCGGGCGTTCAGCGCGCGCGCCGGAGAACTCGGCGCATCGGATTCGCTGACGTTCCTGCACGAGGTCGACAAGATCAATGTGCGCAGGCGCGAGAAGGCCGTCTCGGTGGCCGGCGCGATGCTCGGCGGCGACTGCCTGGGCAAGAACATCGCGGTCCTGGGTGCGGCGTTCAAACCGAACAGTGACGACGTGCGTGACTCACCCGCGCTGAACGTGGCTGCGGCGCTTCACCTCAAGGGTGCCGACGTCCGCGTGCACGATCCGCGCGCGATCGAGAACGCCAAGGCGATGTTCCCGACCCTGACGTACTGCGACTCCGTCGAAAACGCCTGCCGCAACGTCGATCTCATCGTGCTGGCGACCGAGTGGGACGAGTACTGCGCGATCGACCCGGTGGCCTTCCGCTCGCTGGTGCGGCAACCGCGGCTGCTGGACACCCGCAACGCGATCGATCGGGACTACTGGGTCGGCGCCGGGTGGTACGTCTACGCGCTCGGCCGCGGCGCGATGTCGCCGGCGACGAAGGCGGAATGA
- a CDS encoding AMP-binding protein, which produces MMGSSIPAVLRERASLQPNDTAFTFIDYAPDGTALPETLTYSQLYRRSANVAAELSVCGEQGDRAVILAPQSLDYIAAFIGSLQAGLIAVPLSVPQPGAHDERVTSVLRDTAPTVILTTSAVAEDVTRYAEATETKPTVVVVDTLKSENKKIRRIRGDVSQEVAYLQYTSGSTREPAGVMVTNRNLSANFEQMYADYFTDIGKIPPPNTAVVSWLPFYHDMGLLLGVCVPILGGLPSVLMSPLSFLERPARWIQLLGEHGRTLTAAPNFAFELAVKRTTEDDMSGVDLSDVLGVISGSERVHAATLQRFTEKFTKFGFPEKAIRPSYGLAEATVYVATREPGSAPLVVDFESEKLSAGHAERRTAAGGTPLVSYGTPESVTVRIVDPETNTESPAATIGEIWVHGENVAAGYWQKPQETARTFGGTLVSPSAGLPESGWLRTGDLGFVSDGELFIMGRIKDVLIVYGRNHYPEDIEATISEITGGRVAAIAVSDARSEKLVAIVELKKRGDSDEEIRARFESIKGDVTSAISRNHGLAASELVLVAPGSIPITTSGKIRRSTCVEMYGKGQFTRLDA; this is translated from the coding sequence ATGATGGGATCTTCCATTCCCGCCGTGTTGCGCGAACGCGCCAGTCTTCAACCGAACGACACGGCATTCACTTTCATCGACTATGCACCCGACGGCACTGCGCTTCCGGAAACGCTCACCTACTCCCAGCTCTATCGGCGTTCCGCAAATGTTGCAGCCGAGCTGAGTGTTTGCGGCGAACAGGGCGACCGCGCGGTCATTCTGGCTCCGCAGAGCCTCGACTACATCGCGGCGTTCATCGGATCATTGCAGGCCGGTCTCATCGCCGTGCCGCTTTCGGTCCCACAGCCGGGCGCGCACGACGAGCGCGTCACGTCGGTGCTGCGTGACACCGCGCCCACCGTGATCCTGACGACGTCGGCGGTCGCCGAGGACGTCACCCGGTACGCGGAGGCCACGGAGACCAAGCCGACCGTCGTGGTGGTCGACACCCTCAAGTCGGAGAACAAGAAGATCCGGCGGATCCGCGGGGACGTCAGCCAGGAGGTCGCCTACCTGCAGTACACCTCCGGCTCGACGCGTGAGCCGGCTGGCGTCATGGTCACCAACCGCAACCTGTCGGCCAACTTCGAGCAGATGTACGCCGACTACTTCACCGACATCGGCAAGATCCCGCCGCCCAACACCGCCGTGGTGTCCTGGCTGCCCTTCTATCACGATATGGGTCTGCTGCTCGGGGTCTGCGTGCCGATCCTCGGCGGCCTACCCAGCGTGTTGATGAGCCCGCTGTCGTTCCTGGAGCGGCCGGCCCGCTGGATCCAGCTGCTCGGCGAGCACGGCCGCACGCTGACCGCGGCGCCGAACTTCGCGTTCGAGCTCGCGGTCAAGCGCACCACCGAGGACGACATGTCCGGGGTCGACCTGAGCGACGTGCTCGGTGTCATCAGCGGCAGCGAGCGCGTGCACGCCGCGACGCTGCAGCGGTTCACCGAGAAGTTCACTAAGTTCGGTTTCCCCGAGAAGGCGATCCGCCCGTCGTACGGTCTGGCCGAGGCGACGGTGTACGTGGCCACCCGTGAGCCCGGCAGCGCGCCGCTGGTCGTCGACTTCGAGTCCGAGAAGCTCTCGGCCGGTCACGCCGAACGGCGCACCGCCGCCGGGGGCACGCCGCTGGTCAGCTACGGCACGCCGGAGTCGGTGACCGTGCGCATCGTCGACCCCGAGACCAACACCGAGAGCCCGGCCGCCACGATCGGCGAGATCTGGGTGCACGGCGAGAACGTCGCCGCCGGCTACTGGCAGAAGCCACAGGAGACAGCACGGACGTTCGGCGGCACGCTGGTGAGCCCCTCGGCTGGCCTGCCGGAGAGCGGCTGGCTGCGCACCGGTGACCTCGGCTTCGTCTCCGACGGCGAACTGTTCATCATGGGCCGCATCAAGGACGTCCTGATCGTCTACGGCCGCAACCACTATCCCGAGGACATCGAGGCGACGATCTCCGAGATCACCGGCGGCCGGGTCGCGGCGATCGCGGTGTCCGATGCGCGGAGCGAGAAGCTGGTGGCGATCGTCGAACTCAAGAAGCGCGGCGACTCCGACGAGGAGATTCGCGCGCGGTTCGAGTCGATCAAGGGCGATGTCACGTCCGCGATCTCGCGCAACCACGGCCTGGCCGCCTCGGAGCTGGTGTTGGTGGCTCCCGGGTCGATCCCGATCACCACGAGCGGCAAGATCCGCCGCTCGACGTGCGTCGAGATGTACGGCAAGGGCCAGTTCACCCGGCTGGACGCGTGA
- a CDS encoding GNAT family N-acetyltransferase produces MAGLAGVRADELTALEIFGGYRAEDLVSLAAQLRPLQAAAGQVLMHQDELAVSFLLIGSGQAEVTHVDDAGHDTVAKLNPGMIVGEIALLRDTTRTATVVAVEPVTGWVGDREAFSTLLHVPGMLERLLSTARQRLAAYITPIPVRLRDGSELFLRPVLPGDNERTTSGPVEFSSETLYRRFQSVRIPNTSLMRYLFEVDYVHHFVWVMTDGPEGPVVADARFVREEVDPSIAEVAFIVADAYQNRGIGTFLMGALAVAAKYHGVQRFTARVLTDNYPMRAIMDRFGARWQRDDLGVVTTEIDVPRPDFATELSRQIRDMTRQVVKAVG; encoded by the coding sequence GTGGCCGGCCTGGCAGGCGTCCGCGCCGACGAACTCACTGCGCTGGAGATTTTCGGCGGTTACCGGGCCGAGGATCTGGTGTCCCTCGCAGCGCAGCTCAGGCCGCTTCAGGCCGCAGCCGGTCAGGTCCTCATGCACCAGGACGAGCTGGCCGTGTCGTTCCTGCTGATCGGTTCGGGTCAAGCCGAGGTCACCCACGTCGACGACGCCGGCCACGACACGGTCGCGAAGCTGAACCCCGGGATGATCGTCGGCGAGATCGCGCTGCTGCGCGACACCACCCGGACCGCGACCGTCGTCGCCGTCGAGCCGGTGACCGGCTGGGTCGGGGACCGCGAGGCCTTCTCCACCCTGCTGCACGTCCCCGGCATGCTGGAGCGGCTGCTGAGCACCGCCCGTCAACGCCTGGCCGCCTACATCACGCCGATCCCGGTTCGGCTGCGCGACGGCTCCGAACTGTTCCTGCGGCCGGTCCTGCCCGGCGACAACGAACGAACCACCAGTGGTCCGGTCGAGTTCTCCAGCGAGACCCTGTACCGCCGGTTCCAGTCCGTGCGCATTCCGAACACGTCACTGATGCGCTACCTGTTCGAGGTGGATTACGTCCACCACTTCGTCTGGGTGATGACCGACGGGCCGGAAGGGCCGGTGGTCGCCGATGCGCGGTTCGTGCGTGAGGAGGTGGACCCGTCGATCGCCGAGGTCGCGTTCATCGTCGCCGACGCCTACCAGAATCGCGGCATCGGGACGTTCCTGATGGGTGCGCTCGCGGTGGCGGCGAAATATCATGGCGTGCAACGGTTCACCGCGCGCGTGCTCACCGACAACTATCCGATGCGGGCGATCATGGACCGGTTCGGCGCGCGTTGGCAGCGCGACGACCTCGGCGTCGTTACCACTGAAATCGATGTTCCCCGACCGGATTTCGCCACGGAGCTGTCGCGCCAGATCCGCGACATGACGCGCCAGGTCGTCAAGGCGGTCGGCTGA
- a CDS encoding shikimate 5-dehydrogenase, which produces MRVPLSKDTRLCISLSGRPSNIGTRFHNYLYDLLGLDYIYKAFTTTDIAAAIGGVRALGIRGCSVSMPFKQDVLALVDEVEPSAQAIRAVNTIVNDLSVPGGRLTASNTDYLAVQRLIGEHGLQPTQSVLVYGSGGMASAVATAFRDLGFERGTVVARNAETGRALAERVGYDYAGEPRGGDVLVNVTPVGMAGAAEARETPFPDAVIAAAHTVFDVVAMPSETPLIKAARGAGVRVITGAEVIALQAAEQFERYTGVRPTAEQVLAASAVSRA; this is translated from the coding sequence ATGCGGGTGCCGCTGTCGAAGGACACCCGGCTGTGCATCTCGCTGTCCGGGCGGCCGAGCAACATCGGCACCCGATTCCACAACTATCTCTACGACCTGCTCGGCCTCGACTACATCTACAAGGCGTTCACCACGACCGACATCGCGGCCGCGATCGGCGGGGTGCGGGCGCTGGGCATCCGCGGGTGCTCGGTGTCGATGCCGTTCAAACAGGATGTGCTGGCGCTGGTCGACGAGGTGGAGCCGTCCGCGCAGGCGATCCGCGCGGTCAACACGATCGTCAACGACCTGTCGGTGCCCGGTGGCAGGCTCACCGCATCGAACACGGATTACCTTGCGGTGCAACGCCTTATCGGTGAGCACGGGTTGCAGCCGACGCAGTCGGTGCTCGTCTACGGCAGCGGGGGAATGGCCAGCGCCGTCGCGACCGCGTTCCGCGACCTCGGTTTCGAGCGCGGCACCGTGGTCGCCAGGAACGCCGAGACGGGCCGGGCGCTCGCCGAGCGCGTGGGCTACGACTACGCCGGAGAGCCCCGCGGCGGCGACGTGCTCGTCAACGTCACCCCGGTCGGGATGGCCGGTGCGGCCGAGGCGCGCGAGACGCCGTTTCCCGACGCGGTCATCGCCGCCGCGCACACGGTGTTCGACGTGGTGGCGATGCCGTCGGAGACGCCGCTGATCAAGGCCGCGCGGGGCGCGGGTGTTCGGGTCATCACCGGCGCCGAGGTGATCGCGCTGCAGGCTGCCGAGCAATTCGAGCGCTACACCGGCGTGCGCCCGACTGCCGAGCAGGTACTCGCCGCGTCGGCGGTGTCGCGCGCCTGA
- a CDS encoding LpqN/LpqT family lipoprotein: MSSSMRAGVLAVAAVALGVGLAGCGSSDTSEATSSEETTSAAAASTSAASPTSAQAAGPQYTIVDYIRENGIQEAPVKRGDPGAPTIDLPFPPGWRDAGPATPEWAYGAIVSEDPQWAQNPPTIIALVSKLTGNVDPAKILEFAPGEIQNLPGYDGARSGSPSKLGGFDAVQLGGSYNKDGAKRAIAQKTVVIPGQDALYVLQLNADGTEDQMGALMDATSVIDEQTKITP, encoded by the coding sequence ATGAGCAGTTCGATGAGGGCCGGCGTGCTCGCCGTTGCGGCCGTCGCACTCGGTGTCGGGCTCGCCGGCTGCGGATCGAGCGACACCAGCGAAGCGACGTCGTCGGAGGAGACGACGTCGGCGGCCGCCGCCAGCACGTCGGCAGCGTCCCCGACCTCGGCGCAGGCGGCCGGACCGCAGTACACGATCGTCGACTACATCCGCGAGAACGGCATCCAGGAGGCTCCGGTCAAGCGCGGCGATCCCGGTGCACCGACGATCGACCTGCCGTTCCCGCCGGGGTGGCGCGACGCCGGCCCGGCCACCCCCGAATGGGCCTACGGCGCCATCGTTTCCGAGGATCCGCAGTGGGCGCAGAACCCCCCGACGATCATCGCCCTGGTGTCGAAGCTGACCGGCAACGTCGACCCTGCCAAGATCCTGGAGTTCGCGCCCGGTGAGATCCAGAACCTGCCCGGCTATGACGGCGCCAGGTCCGGCAGCCCGTCCAAGCTCGGCGGCTTCGACGCAGTCCAACTGGGCGGCAGCTACAACAAGGACGGCGCCAAGCGCGCTATCGCGCAGAAGACCGTCGTGATCCCGGGCCAGGACGCGCTGTACGTGCTGCAGCTCAACGCCGACGGCACCGAGGATCAGATGGGCGCGCTGATGGACGCCACGTCCGTCATCGACGAACAGACCAAGATCACGCCCTGA